A genomic stretch from Chitinophaga agri includes:
- a CDS encoding DUF6496 domain-containing protein: MAKYSKKSQDKVEENMHEMKKGKLKSGRSGKKVTNPKQAIAIGLSEARESGAKVPKKAAAKKAAPKKKAAAKKATPKKAAAKKAAPKKATAKKAAPKKSAAKKAAPRKKAAAKKAAPKKAAAKKAAPKKAAAKKRATPKKRGTRS, encoded by the coding sequence ATGGCAAAGTATTCAAAAAAGAGCCAGGACAAGGTAGAAGAAAACATGCATGAAATGAAAAAGGGGAAACTGAAAAGCGGCAGAAGCGGCAAAAAGGTAACCAACCCCAAACAGGCCATTGCAATAGGTTTATCTGAAGCCCGCGAATCCGGCGCCAAAGTACCTAAAAAAGCCGCCGCTAAGAAGGCAGCTCCAAAGAAAAAAGCGGCAGCTAAGAAAGCTACGCCTAAAAAAGCCGCAGCTAAGAAAGCGGCACCTAAAAAAGCCACTGCTAAAAAAGCGGCACCTAAAAAATCGGCTGCTAAGAAAGCGGCGCCCAGGAAGAAGGCTGCTGCAAAAAAAGCCGCACCAAAGAAAGCCGCTGCAAAAAAAGCTGCTCCTAAAAAGGCCGCTGCTAAGAAAAGAGCTACTCCTAAAAAACGGGGAACAAGATCGTAA
- a CDS encoding SDR family oxidoreductase: MHFENKVVWIIGASSGIGAALAKQLAQQKALLILTARDSDRLHSLGKELNTLTSCVVLPADIARRDTLHIIVQDTLRKYGHVDIVIHSAGIGQRSLAIHTDISVYDRLMEVNFFGPLTITQLLLPHFKERSGGHIVAVSSMSGLMGFPGRSGYVASKHALKGYFETLQVEHDIPGFHITIVSPGRINTPLPLSALTADGQPYNKMDDAQLNGIPVNTCAKKILHAVQHKKQHLIIAKKERYLYWLRLLLPAAYYRIARKAGVKERHTASM; the protein is encoded by the coding sequence ATGCATTTTGAGAACAAAGTAGTCTGGATCATTGGCGCCTCATCCGGCATAGGCGCTGCACTGGCGAAGCAACTCGCGCAGCAGAAAGCCCTGCTGATCCTTACCGCCAGGGACTCAGACAGATTACATTCTCTTGGAAAAGAATTAAATACGCTGACAAGTTGCGTAGTGCTTCCGGCGGACATAGCCCGCCGGGATACACTACACATTATAGTGCAAGATACTCTCCGTAAATATGGACATGTTGATATCGTTATTCACTCTGCCGGTATTGGTCAACGCTCACTGGCCATCCATACAGATATCTCAGTATATGACCGGTTGATGGAGGTAAATTTCTTCGGGCCACTCACCATTACCCAATTGCTACTCCCACATTTTAAGGAGCGGAGCGGCGGGCATATCGTCGCTGTCAGCAGCATGTCCGGACTAATGGGCTTCCCGGGCCGCAGTGGTTATGTGGCCTCCAAACACGCATTAAAAGGATACTTTGAAACCCTGCAGGTAGAACATGATATTCCTGGTTTCCATATTACAATTGTAAGTCCTGGCAGGATCAATACGCCACTGCCATTATCCGCACTTACGGCAGACGGCCAGCCTTACAACAAAATGGATGATGCACAACTGAACGGTATTCCTGTTAATACCTGCGCAAAAAAAATACTACATGCTGTCCAACACAAAAAACAACACCTCATCATCGCAAAGAAAGAACGGTACCTCTACTGGCTAAGGCTTCTATTACCTGCTGCCTATTACCGGATAGCCAGAAAGGCTGGTGTGAAAGAACGTCATACTGCCAGCATGTAA
- a CDS encoding DUF4249 domain-containing protein — MRNSFIYTILGSALLLGTACEKEIDLNLNGNDNKYVIEGVLTDIKGDCSVKISRTKEFSSDNAFNGVSGAKVQIWNGGDTTLLTESSTGVYTAPELSGGNGNTYGLLVTIDGETFTATSRMPNKVAFDSLVVVEEDLFGDMTKIANVNFKDPANETNYYRFRQYLNGVMIKSYWVRNDDLTNGNKISARLYILGDANDDDENKIESGDKVTVDMMNIDADVYKYFYSLSNSATGESNSATPANPVSNIKGNAIGYFSAHTIETKTITVP; from the coding sequence ATGCGTAACAGTTTTATATATACCATCCTGGGTTCAGCGCTGTTGCTGGGCACAGCTTGTGAAAAGGAGATCGATCTTAACCTGAATGGCAATGATAATAAGTATGTAATAGAGGGTGTACTTACTGACATTAAAGGGGATTGTTCAGTGAAGATCAGCCGCACTAAGGAATTCAGCAGCGATAACGCCTTCAATGGCGTATCGGGTGCAAAGGTGCAGATCTGGAATGGCGGAGATACGACTTTACTGACAGAAAGCAGTACAGGCGTGTACACCGCACCTGAGCTATCGGGCGGCAACGGTAATACTTACGGATTACTGGTGACTATCGATGGAGAAACATTTACAGCGACGTCCCGCATGCCTAATAAGGTAGCATTTGACAGTCTGGTAGTAGTGGAAGAAGACCTGTTTGGCGACATGACCAAGATTGCCAATGTGAACTTCAAAGATCCTGCGAATGAAACCAATTACTATCGTTTTCGTCAGTACCTGAATGGTGTAATGATAAAAAGCTATTGGGTAAGAAATGACGACCTGACCAATGGTAATAAAATCAGTGCAAGATTGTACATCCTGGGAGATGCGAATGATGATGATGAGAATAAGATTGAATCAGGTGATAAAGTGACAGTAGATATGATGAATATCGATGCGGATGTCTATAAATATTTCTACAGCCTGAGCAACAGCGCTACCGGGGAAAGTAATTCGGCTACGCCTGCGAATCCGGTAAGCAATATCAAAGGTAATGCTATCGGCTATTTCAGTGCGCATACAATAGAAACAAAGACAATAACAGTACCGTAA
- a CDS encoding TonB-dependent receptor, which yields MKSRLLLIAVSLMALQATAQQKHTISGTIKSKAKGETLIGATVRVSGGGGTTTNEYGFYSLTIPDGKHKLEYTSMGLQAASLEFTLRKDTTINISLEDESVSLGAVTITGTSTSKRSLSAPQMGLEKLTAKEMKNVPVLLGERDAIKVIQLLPGIKSAGDGNAGMFVRGGAADQNLILLDEAPVYNASHLLGFFSTFNSDAIKDIAVYKGGMPAQYGGRLSSVLDIKMNDGSNQDYGVSGGIGLISAKLNVEGPIQKDKSSFLITGRRTYADMFLKLSNDSSLNNNKLYFYDINVKMNYELGDKDKIYFSGYFGKDKLGVGDLFGLTWGNTTGTLRWNHIFNNKLFSNTSLIYSNYDYTVSINSGSVSADIYSKIRDYNLKEELQWYPSSNHSVRFGFNTIYHTITPGQVTTSETSQINSRTLEDRYSWENAVYITDNWKMSDRLSMTYGLRASAFSVLGKGDFFNIDQEGKILDTLHYKKGDFVKTYVNLEPRLAISYKLNNTSSLKGSYVRNTQNLHLISNSTTSSPTDKWVASTNIIKPEISDQYAVGFYKDLLGGDYELTVETYYKSLQNQIDYRDGANVNSVSNAIESELLFGKGRAYGIEWLFKKRVGKFNGWVSYTLSKTERKIDGINSNEWYNARQDRTHDIAIVAIYQLSKKWTLSANWIYYTGDAVTYPSGKYNIDGQTVYYYTGRNAYRMPDYHRLDLGATLQLKQRKRWSSELAFSLYNAYGRENAYTITFTDDKDDPSKTVAKQTALFKFIPSISYNFKF from the coding sequence ATGAAATCAAGATTGTTGCTGATTGCTGTCTCGCTGATGGCCCTGCAAGCCACGGCACAGCAGAAACACACAATTAGCGGAACCATTAAGTCCAAAGCCAAGGGAGAAACCCTTATTGGTGCTACCGTAAGAGTCAGCGGTGGCGGAGGAACAACCACCAACGAATACGGATTTTATTCCCTAACCATCCCAGATGGCAAACATAAACTGGAGTATACTTCTATGGGGCTCCAGGCTGCCAGCCTGGAATTCACCCTTCGGAAAGATACCACTATCAATATCTCCCTCGAAGACGAGTCCGTTTCCCTCGGGGCAGTGACCATTACAGGTACCAGCACCTCCAAAAGAAGCCTCAGTGCGCCACAAATGGGTCTGGAGAAGCTGACTGCCAAAGAGATGAAGAATGTGCCCGTATTACTCGGGGAAAGGGATGCGATTAAAGTCATCCAGTTACTGCCGGGTATTAAGTCCGCTGGAGATGGTAATGCCGGCATGTTCGTTCGTGGCGGTGCAGCCGACCAGAACCTGATCCTTCTGGACGAGGCACCTGTATATAACGCCTCTCACCTGCTGGGCTTCTTTTCTACCTTCAACTCGGATGCTATCAAGGACATCGCTGTGTATAAAGGTGGTATGCCTGCCCAATATGGCGGACGCCTTTCCTCTGTACTGGATATCAAAATGAACGATGGTAGCAATCAGGATTATGGTGTAAGCGGTGGTATCGGACTGATCTCAGCAAAGCTGAACGTGGAGGGACCTATTCAGAAGGATAAATCGTCGTTCCTGATAACGGGTCGCCGTACCTATGCGGATATGTTCCTGAAATTATCCAATGACTCCAGTCTGAATAATAACAAGCTCTATTTCTACGACATCAATGTCAAAATGAACTATGAGCTGGGTGATAAAGACAAGATCTACTTTTCAGGTTATTTCGGTAAGGATAAACTGGGTGTAGGCGATCTTTTTGGTCTGACATGGGGTAACACAACCGGTACTTTACGCTGGAACCACATTTTCAACAATAAATTGTTCTCTAACACCTCATTGATATACAGCAACTACGATTATACCGTTTCAATTAACAGCGGTTCTGTAAGTGCGGATATCTACTCCAAGATCAGAGACTACAACCTGAAAGAAGAACTGCAATGGTATCCTTCTTCCAACCATAGTGTACGCTTCGGTTTCAATACTATCTATCATACAATTACACCAGGTCAGGTCACTACTTCCGAAACTTCACAGATCAACTCGAGGACACTGGAAGACCGTTACTCATGGGAAAATGCGGTGTATATCACTGACAACTGGAAAATGTCTGATAGGCTCAGTATGACCTACGGTCTGCGTGCATCTGCATTCAGCGTACTGGGTAAAGGTGACTTCTTCAACATCGACCAGGAGGGCAAAATACTGGACACCCTGCACTATAAGAAAGGTGACTTCGTAAAAACCTATGTGAACCTGGAACCAAGACTGGCGATCAGTTACAAACTGAATAACACTTCTTCCCTGAAAGGATCCTATGTACGTAATACCCAGAACCTCCACCTGATATCCAACAGTACAACGAGCAGTCCGACTGATAAATGGGTGGCCAGCACCAACATTATCAAACCAGAGATCTCTGACCAATACGCTGTTGGTTTCTACAAAGACCTGTTGGGCGGGGATTATGAACTGACCGTTGAAACCTACTATAAATCCTTACAGAACCAGATCGACTACCGTGATGGTGCAAACGTGAATTCCGTAAGCAACGCGATCGAATCGGAACTGTTGTTTGGTAAAGGACGTGCCTATGGTATCGAGTGGCTGTTCAAAAAGAGAGTAGGTAAATTCAACGGATGGGTAAGCTATACTCTATCCAAGACAGAAAGAAAGATTGATGGTATCAACAGTAATGAATGGTATAATGCACGTCAGGACAGGACACACGACATCGCGATCGTGGCTATTTATCAGCTGAGCAAGAAATGGACACTGTCTGCCAACTGGATTTATTACACTGGCGACGCGGTGACCTATCCTTCCGGTAAATATAATATCGATGGACAAACTGTTTATTACTACACCGGCCGTAACGCGTATCGTATGCCGGACTATCATCGTCTGGACCTCGGTGCGACCTTACAGCTGAAACAGCGTAAACGCTGGTCCTCCGAACTGGCTTTCAGCCTCTATAATGCTTATGGCAGAGAGAATGCATACACTATTACATTTACTGACGACAAGGACGATCCAAGCAAAACAGTCGCCAAACAGACCGCTTTGTTCAAATTCATTCCTTCCATCTCTTATAACTTTAAGTTCTAA
- a CDS encoding FecR domain-containing protein, with product MQEINYHDKELLQSIADGNESSFALFFRAVAPLVHADIAVVMKNDNRCIMAVLQETFIIIWLHRDKLPHVKDIDAYLRSVTLQECYNYLQDTSSEELMPVPQYEEELPEVQHYQAYQSMIHDTILSLPAQRRLIYEMHRLKGMPPARIAADMQLSVDTVTHAINAVHQSVRQCLKDASHSSVSSRHNNWVVEKIRLLEENPPVTIAFDPHWMPVVSKAMAIDRPIPADSTPVIRRIYSNRLNYLYAGAALVFLIIGPGIYLMTMRSEKSASFHTLSASSDQLSKDTLPDGTQVWLNTSSTVKYPAAYTPANREVEVAGEACFNVPGYKDQPFLVRAHELAVNVTGSSFNIHTYPSPARLVITAMDYPVTLRSGSKQLAVAPGQQAELSHEGKIAISVADTANIAAWKRQVLQ from the coding sequence ATGCAGGAGATAAACTATCACGACAAAGAACTGCTCCAAAGTATTGCCGATGGCAATGAATCTTCTTTCGCCCTTTTCTTCAGGGCTGTAGCTCCCCTTGTACATGCGGATATAGCCGTTGTTATGAAGAATGATAACCGATGTATAATGGCGGTACTACAGGAGACATTTATCATTATCTGGTTGCACAGAGATAAGCTGCCTCATGTAAAGGACATAGATGCCTATTTACGGTCCGTCACCTTACAGGAGTGTTATAATTATCTGCAGGATACCTCCTCTGAGGAATTGATGCCGGTGCCCCAGTATGAGGAAGAGTTGCCGGAAGTGCAGCATTATCAGGCCTACCAGTCAATGATCCATGACACGATCCTGTCGTTACCAGCACAAAGAAGGCTGATCTACGAAATGCACCGGTTGAAAGGCATGCCGCCTGCGAGGATAGCAGCCGACATGCAACTATCTGTAGATACAGTGACCCATGCTATCAATGCGGTTCATCAGTCCGTAAGACAATGCCTGAAAGATGCATCGCATAGCAGCGTCTCTTCAAGACATAATAACTGGGTGGTGGAAAAAATAAGGCTGCTGGAAGAAAACCCTCCTGTCACAATAGCCTTTGATCCGCACTGGATGCCCGTGGTATCTAAGGCGATGGCAATAGATCGTCCTATACCAGCAGATAGTACGCCCGTCATCCGGCGGATCTATTCGAACCGGTTAAACTACCTGTATGCAGGCGCCGCATTGGTCTTCCTGATCATAGGTCCCGGTATCTATCTGATGACAATGCGCTCGGAAAAATCGGCCTCTTTTCATACACTGTCAGCCTCTTCTGATCAACTTTCAAAAGATACATTGCCTGATGGGACACAGGTCTGGCTCAATACTTCCAGTACCGTGAAATATCCCGCCGCTTACACGCCAGCCAACAGAGAGGTTGAAGTGGCCGGGGAAGCCTGTTTTAATGTTCCGGGCTATAAGGATCAGCCCTTTCTGGTACGGGCCCATGAATTGGCCGTGAATGTAACAGGCTCCTCATTTAACATACATACGTACCCCTCACCCGCCCGCCTGGTTATAACAGCCATGGATTATCCGGTCACATTGAGATCAGGGAGTAAGCAACTGGCAGTTGCTCCGGGGCAACAGGCAGAACTCTCCCATGAAGGAAAAATTGCTATAAGTGTGGCAGACACAGCCAATATTGCCGCCTGGAAACGGCAGGTGCTGCAGTAG
- a CDS encoding RNA polymerase sigma factor, whose product MGKQPKYQKLLYEQYYGYAFKIVFRYIYRYENAADVVNDGFVKVFTRFDKFSVEDSEDQEKILMGWIRRIMVNTAIDELRRKNMIPEIGGIPEEVWEVPDMGPSAEQKLYYKELIILVKELPPSYQVVFNMYIIDGFSHQEIADKLNISIGTSKSNLSKARAYLQKKLNTDIPEIDVCSS is encoded by the coding sequence ATGGGGAAACAACCCAAATACCAGAAGTTATTGTATGAACAATACTATGGCTATGCTTTTAAGATCGTGTTCCGGTACATCTATAGGTACGAAAATGCTGCAGATGTTGTAAATGATGGCTTTGTAAAAGTATTCACCCGCTTCGACAAATTCAGTGTGGAGGATTCAGAAGATCAGGAAAAAATACTGATGGGATGGATCCGGCGGATCATGGTGAATACAGCCATTGATGAACTGAGGAGGAAAAATATGATACCGGAGATCGGTGGCATACCGGAAGAAGTATGGGAAGTACCCGATATGGGACCGTCTGCAGAACAGAAGTTATATTATAAGGAGTTGATCATATTAGTGAAGGAGTTACCGCCTTCTTACCAGGTGGTATTCAATATGTATATAATTGACGGATTTTCCCACCAGGAAATCGCCGATAAACTGAATATAAGCATCGGTACTTCCAAGTCGAACCTCTCGAAAGCGAGAGCATATTTGCAGAAAAAATTAAACACAGATATACCTGAAATAGACGTATGCAGCTCCTAG
- the ligD gene encoding DNA ligase D: MRRKATDIKLPAGQRKKLPATIAPMLATLVDEPTDASGWLYEVKWDGYRAIALLQKGNVQLISRNNKPFEEKFYPVFQALQKWKIDAVLDGEIVVLNPSGISSFASLQNWRSEADGELIYYLFDLLWLNGYDLTQLPLIQRRELLERLFPAPDIIRLSTAFRNTSATAFLSAANDLGLEGIIAKNEESLYHSGLRTRDWLKIKINKRHEVVIGGYTRNENSSKPFSSLLVGVFEKGKLQYTGKIGTGFSTAQQKEMMQAFKPLIRKTTPFTTTPDINKPSRFRPNPPKAVATWLAPELVCEVSYAEITDDGVMRHPSFEGMRIDKAAKDVGKEEAIPVTKAVKRTADTITKQMLTPVISGDRKTLLNPSEATQVRKINRHELKFSNLHKVFWPDEKYTKRDMLNYYYQVAPYIMPYLKDRPQSLNRFPNGIKGKSFYQKDVTGQAPDWIKTFPYHTSTGEDKNFMVPTDEASLLYMANLGAIEMNPWNSRISKPDHPDWCIIDLDPTEKNTFEQVIKTAQITKDVLDSIGIPGYCKTSGSTGIHIYIPLHAKYTYDECQLFGKWIATQVHHTLPAFTSIERMTQNRKGKIYVDYLQNRPKATLAAPYSLRPKPGATVSMPLHWDEVKKGLKMKDFNITNAIARINEMGDIFKPVLGKGIDMKKVLRTIQP; this comes from the coding sequence ATGCGCAGAAAAGCTACGGATATTAAACTCCCCGCAGGTCAACGCAAAAAGCTTCCTGCTACCATCGCACCCATGCTGGCTACGTTGGTTGATGAACCTACAGATGCATCAGGCTGGCTCTATGAGGTGAAATGGGACGGGTATCGCGCTATAGCCCTGCTGCAGAAGGGAAACGTCCAGCTTATTTCCCGCAATAACAAACCTTTCGAAGAGAAATTCTACCCCGTATTTCAGGCTTTACAGAAATGGAAAATTGATGCTGTACTGGACGGCGAAATCGTTGTGCTAAACCCTTCCGGCATTTCCAGCTTTGCCAGTCTGCAAAACTGGCGAAGTGAGGCTGATGGAGAACTGATCTACTATCTATTCGATCTGTTGTGGCTAAATGGGTATGACCTTACACAACTTCCCCTTATTCAGCGACGGGAACTACTGGAACGACTGTTTCCCGCTCCTGATATCATCCGGTTGAGCACTGCCTTCAGAAACACCTCTGCTACTGCATTCCTGTCGGCCGCCAATGACCTGGGGCTTGAAGGCATTATTGCCAAAAACGAAGAAAGCCTGTATCATTCGGGGCTGCGTACCCGTGACTGGCTGAAAATTAAGATCAATAAACGACATGAAGTGGTAATAGGTGGATATACGCGTAATGAAAACTCTTCCAAGCCCTTCAGCTCTTTATTGGTAGGGGTATTTGAGAAAGGTAAACTACAGTATACCGGGAAGATCGGTACAGGCTTCTCCACTGCCCAGCAAAAAGAAATGATGCAGGCATTTAAGCCACTCATTAGAAAAACTACGCCTTTCACCACTACTCCGGATATCAACAAACCTTCCCGCTTCCGGCCTAATCCGCCGAAAGCTGTAGCGACCTGGCTTGCTCCTGAACTGGTATGTGAAGTCAGCTATGCAGAAATCACGGACGATGGAGTGATGCGTCATCCTTCATTTGAAGGCATGCGCATTGACAAAGCGGCGAAAGATGTTGGGAAAGAAGAAGCTATTCCTGTCACTAAAGCTGTTAAACGTACAGCCGATACTATTACCAAACAAATGCTTACCCCTGTGATAAGTGGTGATCGTAAGACCCTGCTTAATCCTTCTGAAGCCACTCAGGTCAGGAAGATCAACCGGCATGAGTTAAAATTTTCTAACCTGCATAAGGTATTCTGGCCGGATGAAAAGTACACCAAACGGGATATGCTGAACTATTACTACCAGGTAGCGCCTTATATTATGCCCTACCTGAAGGACCGTCCTCAGTCGCTGAACAGATTTCCTAACGGCATCAAAGGAAAGAGTTTCTATCAGAAAGATGTAACGGGACAGGCACCTGACTGGATCAAAACATTTCCGTATCATACCAGTACAGGGGAAGATAAAAATTTCATGGTACCGACAGACGAAGCCAGTCTGCTGTACATGGCCAATCTCGGTGCCATTGAAATGAATCCCTGGAACAGCAGGATCTCCAAACCAGATCATCCTGACTGGTGTATTATTGATCTGGATCCAACAGAAAAGAATACCTTTGAGCAGGTAATCAAAACCGCACAGATTACGAAAGACGTACTGGATAGTATCGGTATTCCGGGTTATTGTAAAACGTCCGGCTCAACAGGCATCCATATCTACATACCATTACACGCAAAATATACATACGACGAGTGCCAGTTGTTCGGCAAATGGATCGCTACACAGGTACATCACACCTTACCCGCTTTTACAAGTATTGAACGTATGACACAGAACAGAAAGGGTAAGATCTATGTTGATTATTTGCAGAACAGACCAAAAGCAACACTTGCGGCGCCATATTCGCTCCGTCCGAAACCAGGTGCGACCGTCTCCATGCCGCTGCATTGGGACGAAGTAAAGAAAGGTTTAAAGATGAAAGATTTCAATATTACTAACGCCATAGCCCGTATCAACGAAATGGGCGACATCTTCAAACCGGTATTGGGCAAGGGTATTGATATGAAGAAAGTACTACGTACTATACAACCATAA
- a CDS encoding LytR/AlgR family response regulator transcription factor, translating into MQVVIIEDEVLTAEDLQESLQQVDNNVQVTAVLKSVKEAVAYFKSHAMPDLIFSDIQLGDGESFDIYRQVEVTAPIIFCTAYDEYALQAFKANGIEYILKPFTDAAIADAIRKYNTLRRNFTIKDNSAGSPLSAIFEHAPKPEAILVHYKDKIVPLRLDSIALFYIEKEALCLMTFDRQHYQLKKTLEEAEQLCGEYFFRVNRQFLVNRKAIKDASHYLSRKLCVNLTVSFKEVITVSKEKTPQFLSWLGGR; encoded by the coding sequence ATGCAGGTGGTTATCATAGAGGATGAGGTATTGACGGCTGAGGACCTGCAGGAGAGCCTCCAGCAAGTGGACAACAACGTGCAGGTAACAGCTGTACTGAAATCCGTGAAAGAGGCAGTGGCTTATTTTAAATCGCATGCGATGCCTGACCTGATCTTTAGTGATATTCAGCTGGGAGATGGGGAGAGCTTTGATATTTACAGGCAGGTGGAGGTGACGGCGCCGATCATCTTTTGTACAGCATATGATGAATACGCATTGCAGGCATTTAAGGCAAATGGTATTGAGTACATACTGAAGCCTTTTACAGACGCAGCTATTGCAGATGCGATCAGAAAGTACAACACCCTGCGTCGCAATTTTACCATAAAAGATAACAGCGCCGGCAGTCCGCTGTCGGCGATCTTTGAACACGCACCCAAACCGGAAGCGATACTTGTTCACTATAAGGACAAGATCGTTCCGTTAAGACTGGACAGTATAGCGCTGTTTTATATTGAAAAAGAAGCACTATGCCTGATGACGTTCGACAGGCAGCACTATCAGCTTAAAAAAACACTGGAGGAGGCGGAGCAGCTCTGCGGAGAATATTTTTTCCGTGTGAACAGACAGTTTCTTGTGAACCGTAAAGCCATAAAAGATGCATCACACTACCTGTCACGCAAGTTATGTGTCAATCTGACGGTGTCCTTTAAGGAGGTAATTACGGTCAGCAAGGAAAAGACGCCTCAGTTCCTATCCTGGCTGGGAGGACGGTAG
- a CDS encoding chemotaxis protein CheB, producing MVKPDFFIVGLGCSAGCLDVLKTVFTHVPQKTGIAFVVVQHLSRNYTSILDKLLQTHARLPIVRVLEDMEIKPDHIYLLPEGKFLLIRDGILTLIPRTLEQVVNFAVDIFFTSLAAYAGNKAVGIVLTGMGTDGTEGAKAIERAGGSVFVQEPASAVFKGMPMTVITQNSPHVILPPAELVEALLRHCRKGESSAGQEIEAAG from the coding sequence ATGGTGAAGCCTGATTTTTTTATCGTAGGACTAGGATGTTCTGCAGGTTGTCTGGATGTGCTAAAGACAGTCTTTACACACGTGCCGCAAAAGACGGGGATTGCGTTCGTAGTGGTACAACATCTATCAAGGAACTATACGAGTATACTGGACAAGTTACTACAGACACATGCGAGGTTGCCGATTGTACGGGTGTTGGAGGATATGGAGATCAAACCGGATCATATTTATTTGCTGCCTGAGGGCAAGTTCCTGTTGATCAGAGATGGCATACTGACGTTGATTCCACGAACGCTAGAGCAGGTAGTTAACTTTGCAGTGGATATATTTTTTACCTCGCTGGCGGCATATGCAGGCAATAAGGCGGTAGGCATTGTGCTGACAGGCATGGGAACGGACGGTACGGAGGGGGCGAAGGCCATTGAGAGAGCCGGAGGGAGTGTATTTGTGCAGGAGCCGGCATCAGCGGTATTTAAGGGAATGCCTATGACAGTGATTACACAAAACAGTCCGCATGTGATATTGCCGCCGGCTGAGTTGGTAGAGGCGTTGCTAAGACATTGCAGAAAGGGCGAAAGTAGCGCTGGACAAGAGATTGAGGCGGCAGGTTGA
- a CDS encoding sensor histidine kinase, translated as MKNIPVRSLIRVSIIGPLGVAIIVALTSSVKEYSLNIVLLKSGLISLGILIMGLYNIGLMLWLANRIAYGSRKYKIVRFTLSFAGAALFNHLLFRIVMETELKNYVIPEWYGLIRNRSVWPVLFLIHGFVGNIMVLILQNYITLLHAKNHAELENARLKFANTEAINQLLRQQIHPHFLFNALNTLKSLIRRHPEKAEEYLIHLSDFLRASISNGQRNIISLRDELKISMDYLEMQQVRAGAALKFDIRIDQQQMSDKWLPAFSLQPLLENAIKHNVLTAEEPLYLEVIEEGDYLKVVNNLQLKNITEASTGSGLMNLSERYRMLAGEDILIDDDGKTFTVKIKILQHAGGYHRG; from the coding sequence ATGAAAAATATACCTGTCAGAAGTCTTATACGCGTCAGCATCATCGGGCCGCTGGGCGTTGCCATAATTGTAGCACTGACCTCATCAGTGAAAGAGTATTCCCTTAATATAGTACTGTTAAAGTCAGGACTGATTTCTCTCGGTATATTGATAATGGGCCTTTATAACATCGGTTTGATGCTCTGGCTTGCCAACAGGATAGCATATGGTTCCCGAAAGTACAAGATAGTCAGATTTACGCTCAGTTTCGCCGGTGCCGCATTATTTAACCATCTGTTGTTCAGAATTGTGATGGAGACGGAGCTAAAGAATTATGTGATTCCTGAGTGGTATGGGCTGATCCGGAACAGGTCTGTATGGCCCGTACTTTTTCTCATTCATGGATTTGTGGGCAATATCATGGTATTGATATTACAGAACTACATTACTTTATTACATGCTAAAAATCATGCTGAACTGGAGAATGCCCGTCTGAAGTTTGCAAATACAGAAGCAATTAACCAGTTGTTACGTCAGCAGATCCACCCTCATTTTCTTTTTAATGCATTGAATACATTGAAGTCACTGATCCGGCGGCATCCTGAAAAGGCAGAGGAGTATCTGATCCATCTGTCTGATTTTTTACGGGCAAGTATTTCGAATGGGCAACGGAATATTATCTCACTCAGGGATGAGCTGAAGATCAGCATGGACTACCTGGAAATGCAGCAGGTAAGGGCAGGGGCAGCATTGAAATTTGACATCCGGATTGATCAGCAGCAGATGTCTGATAAATGGTTACCGGCATTCTCATTACAGCCTTTACTGGAGAATGCCATTAAACATAACGTACTGACAGCAGAGGAGCCGTTATACCTGGAAGTGATCGAGGAGGGCGACTATCTGAAAGTGGTGAATAATCTGCAGTTAAAAAATATCACTGAAGCGTCTACCGGCAGTGGATTGATGAATCTCTCCGAGCGTTACCGGATGCTTGCCGGAGAAGATATCCTGATAGATGATGATGGAAAGACATTTACAGTAAAAATTAAAATATTACAACATGCAGGTGGTTATCATAGAGGATGA